The sequence GGCGGGCTTCGCCGGCATCGCCATGGGCCAACCCGGCCCGGGCGGCGAAGGCGTCATCGCCCTCGACACGGTGGCGGAAAAGGTGGGCGGCGTCCGCGCGGGTCTCACCGCCGGGCTCACCGATCTCGACGGCGACGACACGCCAGAGGTGGTGGTGGAGGGTGTCGGCCCCGATTTCTGCGGCCCGGACGGCTGCCGCAGCTGGGTCGTGCAGATCGGTGACAAGCCGCGGATCGTCGCCGACGTCATCTCCCAGGGCCAGATCGAGGTCGCGGCCAGCATGCAGAACGGCATGCGCGACCTCATCTCCTGGACCGATGCGGGCGGCCGCGTCCTGCGCTTCGACGGCAGCGAGTACCGCTAGACCTCGACGAAGCTCTCCGTGCTGCCATCATAGGCAAAGAGCGCACCGGAGCCGATATCGGCCCACACGCCATGCAGGACGAGGCGCCCCTCCTCGACGGCCGCGCGCACGAAGGGGAAGGTCAGCAGGTTTTCGAGGCTCACCTTCACGCCCTCCTTCTCGAACGCGCTCAACCGTTCGGAGCGGTCGCCGTCCATGTCCTTGATGCGCTCGTAGCCCGGGGCAAGCACCTCGATCCACTGGCTGATGAAGCTCGTGTTCTTCTCCCACTCCGCATTCACGCCCTCGCACTTGTCATAGCAGGCCGCGACCCCGCCGCAGCCCGAGTGGCCCATGATGACGATGTGACTGACGCCGAGCACGAGGACCGCGTACTCGATCGCCGCCGAGGTGCCGTGAAGCTCCCGGTTCACCGCGCAAGGCGGGACCAGGTTGGCGACGTTGCGCACGAGGAAGAAGTCGCCCGGCTCGCCCTCGAACATCGCCACCGGATCCACCCGGCTGTCGCAGCAGGAGATGAACATCGCCCGCGGATGCTGGCCATGCGAGGCGAGGTGGGAAAACCATTCACGATTTTCCGAGAAGGTCGTGGAGCGCCACCGATCGAGTCGCTTGGAGAGGTATTTGGGAAGGACG is a genomic window of Pontivivens ytuae containing:
- a CDS encoding carbonic anhydrase yields the protein MHRVRVLPKYLSKRLDRWRSTTFSENREWFSHLASHGQHPRAMFISCCDSRVDPVAMFEGEPGDFFLVRNVANLVPPCAVNRELHGTSAAIEYAVLVLGVSHIVIMGHSGCGGVAACYDKCEGVNAEWEKNTSFISQWIEVLAPGYERIKDMDGDRSERLSAFEKEGVKVSLENLLTFPFVRAAVEEGRLVLHGVWADIGSGALFAYDGSTESFVEV